Part of the Vitis vinifera cultivar Pinot Noir 40024 chromosome 13, ASM3070453v1 genome is shown below.
AGTTACCTCCACGAATAAGGATTGTGATGTCATTATATGTGGTTGATCAGACTCCTTGCTTTTCTGTTTATGATAGCCTCTAGGAAGGCTATGGGAATCGTGAGGGAAAAAAATCTCAACATCAAAGTCCAAGAGACCCCATAGCCGAAGCATTTTCAGGATCTCTGAATAAATAAGAGAAAGCATAGCAGCAGAGCCTGAACGATGTGTTAAAACCTGTTGGAACATAGATACAGGATTAGTAGAAGACTACACAGAAAATAGATGTTTTTCTCAACTATGAACTTAAGAACAAGGTAAAGGGCAGAGTTCCATACCGAATGAAGATATAGAGCCCGTGATTCAGACAGATTTGCATTGGTTCTCCGGAAACCCTGACAAGATCAAATTATCAGGAAGAACAAGAAAATCCAATAgcaacaagaaacaaaaattagacaTCTTCTAAAGCACATATGCAGAAGAAAATGAGCTACTTGAGAGACTAAGAAAAAAAGTTGGATATCTTTCAAGTTATTTAGTCCTTTGCTCTGGTTCTGATACTTCTGCATACATTTCTTGCCAAGCCAAAAAGAAGAGACCTAAGCAAGAAAATCACAGTACAATGAGAGGTAAGAACTAGCCACCTTTTCAATTCCATATGCAGGAAACCTGATATTTAAGTTAGATTTCTTGAATATCAAACCCCAAATAGGATATTTAATAGGAACAGATGACCAAAGGAAGACCAGTTTGATGCTCCTTTGAGATTTATCTGTCTTTTGTGGCCTGCAGTGGAGCTGTTTGGCTGTTTGGGCTTATTGTTTTCACTTTAAGAACATCTCATCCTTATCCTACATTTCTGTCAAGAATCAATTTAGCATTTGTTGTTTCTGATTAAAGTATATATGTTCAACCAAACGAAATAGGATTTGTTAGCCCCAGTAAAATGCAAGCCTGTCAAAGGTACAAGAGGAAGCAATTCAAAGGAGCCTCAAGCAAAACAACTAAAATCATGAGAAGGGTATTGTTTCAAAGACCAGATTTATCAGCATAGTTTCAACATTTAAAGGCAGTAGAGAGTGgcctaaattaattttgtaacTGAGTGAACTAAATTAATCAATTGAAAAACACAGATTGCTGACTTTTAAACCTGAGCCATAACATTAATGATTCCTAAAATAGCATTAAGAGgaattataaatgatataaacatATTACATAGACAAGCAGGATATTAGAAGCAACAAAGTTCTGTGGAAAAGGTTAAAGAAGATAAGAATCGATAAATTTTGATGGCTTCACAAATCAAACTAGTTGAAATGCAAAGACATGggaaatccaataaaaaaatccagccaaataattattatgaaaatccAACCTAGCATACTCCAGAATTGTAGGCTTAAGTATGCATGACGACACCCTACAGATCAGGTATTTGAGAGGATGGAGCTTGGTTAATAAGTGCTGTCTGTGCAAATATGATATGGAATAGCCCACATCCTCATTCACTGCaaacagagctttgctctgtgGTCTTTGGTCTTTGgtcttctcttttttttggAGTGTCTTGGTGTTTCGCCCTTCTGTTAGAGAAGTCCTCAGCAGACGAGGCTGCTTTGTTGGAACCAAATGTAAGGCTGTTGATTCTAAAAGACTTTATTTTTGTGGTTAGATGCGAATTTGGGTTGTCACATGTGGCCTTTTTTGGATTTAGTGGACACATGAGAGTTGGTTAGCTTAGCTGTGGTGTTTAGTAGTGTAGTGCTGTCAGTATTCATTGTGTGTACTTAGATTGTGCCCCTTCTTTTGTTAGGTACCTCTTAATACATTTTTTCCGTATGCCTATTAGGGGAAAAAGGACAAATTAAACAAAGCAGTATAGTAAAACAACTTTTTTCCTGTAATATAGAAACAAATATACATTTAGAGTCTGTATCATCCCTATGCCTTTAGATGTAATGCACTCCTTTTTTACGCTTACTTATTTTGTCAAGTTATTCACAAATTTTACAGAAGCTTAGCCAGACTTTTCAGTCAATAGAATGATTACCAGAATAATCCAGTATAATTCCATGATTCATGAATATCATTACATGAATAACTATTGAATTATGGAATCAAAATAATTACAGAACAGCAACCTATGCATCTTCTCTTAGTATGTATCCATTTTTCAATCTCACTTTAGTTCTTGTACTCTTCTCTAAAAAAATTCCTGACTGTGTCCCAAAAAACTCCCAAATCTAGATGTTCTCATTATGATTGATTGAATGCATTTTTTAACTGCACAGGAGTATCTTTTGCATAAAAATCCCTTTCTATTAGAGCAAATCAGTAATTTGACTGGATTCTAGAAAACTCAACATACGCCTGGGAATATAAGATATACCTTGTTAATATACAAATATCTCTCCAGAGTCTCAAAAAAAATCTCAGGTGATGCTCTGAATGCAGAGCTATAGTGAGAGCAGTAATCCATGGAAAGGTCATCCAGTCTCTCGATGAAAGCGTCGACAGGGAGAGGAACAGAAGAGTGCGAAATAAGGGAATCATCTTCTGCTGCTATGTAAAGAGCTGTTTTTCCCAAATCAACCCCTCTGTTTATGCTAATGCTTGTTTCCCTCTCGATATCTGATAACCTTTTAATTTCGGAACAGAAGCCATCCCTTGCCACCTACAAATCACAGAAAATGAATCAACCCGCAAAAGATAACCACCTTTCTTCAAAGCAAGAGAAAAAACTGAAAGAAAAGTTTATCAAATTCACACCAGAATCTCCAAAATTGGAGAAATTTGCATCATCACCAGAAAATGCAACAAAGTCACATCAATTTTGTATAGAACTGATACAGAAGAAAACAGATCAAAATCACAAGTtcataaaaaatcaatcaacgttatatcataaaataaaaagaatgcatgatatatagaagaaaaaaaaccagCAAATTGAATTCTGTAGTGAGTCAAATGCACAAAATTCAAAAGCTTCACATCAGAACCACATAAATCCGcaaaaaaaatacatcaaatTCGCCGGAATTAAACAATTCCGCGCCAAATTCACGAAAAGATGGCAATCTCATAACAGacgaaaaaacaaaaaatgagcaAAACCACACAaatcatcaagaaaaaaaacatttcgaaaacaatgaagaagaaatcaTACTTTGGCATGGGCGATGTCGGTTCCCAAGGCGTCAAGCGCATGATGCAAAACGAATTTGAGGTCCTCGGACGCGTACTGAGCCCGACACACCACACGACCACAAGAGGAAAGAGAGAAATGGAATTTGGAGAAATTGGAGGAGGAAGAGGAagcggaagaagaagagagggtGAAGGCTCCAGAAACCCATGGAGAAACTAATAAACTCATCGCACACATCCCTTTCACTCCAGATGAACAGGGTAGGAAGAAACGGATATTTAAACGGTGTGTCAACAACACTCAACACTCAAGATTCAGCTGACACGTTGTCATCACATGCATGCACTTCCATCCTAATTACCATACGCCATCCAAATAATTGATCTTAAGTAGCAATAGTGGTGATGGGATTGAAACGTGTCCAGATTTTGTTTGGATGTGATTCGTCAAACAGACGAGGGATTTAGATAAATGGGAGCATTGACCAGGCcgataagaaaggaaaagagatgaTTGATGGTGATCAAAGATCTTGAGAAAGTACCATCTgattaaaagataatatttaaataatagatAATTTCTTCCGACAATTATGATATAGGTGGGCTCGATGTGATGATTTGGAGGATAATTTTACCCTGAATAcgttttctatattatttataaataaatttaagattgTCAACGATATAAGGTTCACATGATGATAAATACCTATAATCAATAATACATTTGTGGATCTCGCATTTCGATTGCtcgatgcgtttcccactcgaatggcgagctctcgatttaaaattgaaaaatgatttttcttgttgattaagaaaaatgacttggagtcgccacttatttttgttttatttttaaagggtaaacaaaataataaagaaaaaaccctaagtgtgactccttattttggaaaaggtgatctgcgAAAAATCGGATTgggttcgagggtcaggttacttatcgggaaggtacggtaaagaccgtaacacccctctaagtccctaaaatgggtctctattaataaaatgaagcaatcatggcaattaatTAGGAGATCAATGAATACCCGAAAATATCATGCACAGATGAGAATCAAAGCATGCATAAGGAATGGACAGAGTAAGAGAGAATGAGTACCTTAGCAGCAAACGACAAAGCGCTATCATGGAATGGGGTTAGTGAACAAACATAGGTTGATTATATACATATCATGGAACATGGAAAAACAATCACGCAtggcaaataaatcaatcaatcaatcaattggtCATGAATTCACATATGTAAGGCCCTCACCAGAGCCCATTTTATTTTGCCTGAATCAATTCAAATAACTCCATTGTTCGGAATTACGGAACTTGATTCCttacttatttcaaaacattttaaaaacagaggAGGTATGAAAATTGCTTGCCAGAGATGAAAGTGGCAGCAAAGCTTTATTAGAAATGTGATTTTGGAACTTAAAGAAACTCTAAGGATGAAGTATGAGGTAATTAGGACTATTTGAACACCaggatttaaaagaatttacaaaatgggattccggatgtgagatgtccggggaaggtggaacgtcggcggAAAAGAATTCCGGATGCGGGGGACGTCCGGATGGAATGGTGGCGGGAGGAATTCTGGATGCGATATgtccggatggaatggcggcggaggAATTCCGGATGCGATATgtccggatggaatggcggcgggaGAATTCCGGATGCGATATGCCGGATAGAATGTTGGCGGAGGAGAATTTCCAGATGCGAGATGCCCGGATAGAATGTTGGCGGAGAAGAATTTCCGGATGCGGGGgatgtccgggtggaatgggcGGCGGGAGGAATTCTGGATGCGATGTGTCTgaatggaatggcggcggaggAATTCCGGATGCAAtatgtccgggtggaatggcggcgggaggaattccggatgcgatatatccggatggaatgaACGTGGTTATGAGTAGCATGAAGGATAGGTATGGGTTGTATGGATATGGGGGCTTGGGTGAGTGGTTTTAATAGGTATGTGAAGGAGTGAAGGATGACATGCATCCGTGAGACTCCATGTAAGCAAGGGAGTGAGATGGAGAATGAACGAGAAGAAGATGGGTGTGGTGGAGGAAGCTTGATTCCTGCAAGCTTGagtgaggaaatgggtatgacgACCTAGAGAGAGAAGGGGATAGATGAACGATGGGTATGGGGATGCTGATGAGGCGAGCTTTGCTGTCATGGCAACTATTCCAGATTTTCTAGGATCTCTTTCGAGCAGGGATGAGAAAATGGATGTGTACCATGGATGGATATCAAGAAACGGGGGAAGTAAAAGGAACAGAGCGTGAAagaagatgaataaataaaagaaaatctcagGAAATCCACTTCATGAATCATCCATGAATCTTCTGAGCAGGTGTGTAAACCATATCAGATGCAACCACCCTCATGATTCTCAAGCATTTCATAACCACAACAGGAgcatatcaaattaaaagatGGACACGTGCAAGCATGCATATCAACAAACAGATCAGTGGCCTTCAACATCCACCCAAAACAGCATTATGTTatgaaaaatcaatgaataatgAGAGACGAGGAGAAAACTGCGTACATACCTGGTTCCTCAAGCAAAAAGAAATCAAGTCTCAGCTCTCTCAATGAGTTTTTCTCTCCCCTTCGCTCACCCTTGGCAATGGAAAAGCTCCTCTCCCGCAACCCAAAAAAAAGCCCCCCCTCTCTCTCCAGCAACCAGCCCAGAAATATCTCGCTTCTCCCGTCCTCCTAAGCTAAACTCCTTTTTCCGTCTCCTTTCCTCTTCAGAAAAATATCTCTTTTTTTCTTCGAAAAATATCTTTCTAAGGAAAATATAtgttctccattttctttgtcCTCCCCACGATCTCTGTTGCAGCCACCTTTTTCTGCCACACTCCTTCTGCAGCcctcttttcttctctctcatCTGCGCCCCTTGGCGGCCTACGGGACCCCCCTCCAGAAAGTTACTCCACGTGTCAGAGTCCTACTGCAGCTTCAAAAAGCGAGGTTGATTCCTTATGACCACTAAGGATATGACACGTGGCCCGCTGGGATAGTGACGCCTGGCTAAAAATGTGATCTGtaaaaacaaatagagaaaaggtgacccatgcctaaatgggggtctacaacaTTTCTCagatcttaaaaaattattagtcacttttgaacaatcaaatgactttaaaaaaattgttattttttctattcttttttcaaaaagaacagaaattttttaaacaaccttgtaaaaaaatattttttaacatcttatgaataaaaatcatatcgttttatatatgaaatatataattaaaaactttgttaccATAGAAGAAGTAATTATTTTTCACAAGTAATCATCAattcaataatatataaatatttaattcaataacaCAC
Proteins encoded:
- the LOC100249731 gene encoding uncharacterized protein LOC100249731; translated protein: MMQISPILEILVARDGFCSEIKRLSDIERETSISINRGVDLGKTALYIAAEDDSLISHSSVPLPVDAFIERLDDLSMDYCSHYSSAFRASPEIFFETLERYLYINKGFRRTNANLSESRALYLHSVLTHRSGSAAMLSLIYSEILKMLRLWGLLDFDVEIFFPHDSHSLPRGYHKQKSKESDQPHIMTSQSLFVEMLRSLKDAFWPFQHDNTRSLFLRAAHAANCIDRSNIVTESGFELASAKAAQHRLERGVWTSVRFGDMRRALSACERLILLETDLTELRDYSILLYHCGFYEQSLQYLKLYQDLESSSTEKQLSNSPSNLEEDAVAKLMVRLNLILMEEGWSCPTHRSFLGAESIGSSTRSDAETARSKDE